A genomic stretch from Harpia harpyja isolate bHarHar1 chromosome 20, bHarHar1 primary haplotype, whole genome shotgun sequence includes:
- the LOC128134496 gene encoding LOW QUALITY PROTEIN: methylsterol monooxygenase 1-like (The sequence of the model RefSeq protein was modified relative to this genomic sequence to represent the inferred CDS: inserted 2 bases in 1 codon), whose translation MVPLLRDVCCGTAKQILVGKGSPRHPNSLFVYQTSYLLVSPPGFIYQFIPAMKKYKIQLDKPETWEEQWQHVKISLIRIPTLLXYQHSEDFDIPYKWDPMPPWYSVTAQCLGCFIIEDTWIYFMHRLMHHKTFYPYLHKLDHEFKV comes from the exons ATGGTGCCTTTGCTCCGTGATGTCTGCTGTGGGACAGCTAAGCAAATCCTGGTGGGCAAAGG TTCCCCCCGCCACCCCAACTCCCTGTTTGTCTACCAGACCTCCTACTTGCTGGTGTCCCCGCCAGGCTTCATCTACCAGTTCATCCCAGCCATGAAGAAATACAAGATTCAGCTG GACAAGCCTGAAACTTGGGAAGAGCAATGGCAGCATGTCAAGATCTCACTGATAAGAATCCCCACTTTGCT CTACCAGCATTCAGAGGACTTTGATATCCCTTACAAATGGGACCCCATGCCTCCATG GTATTCTGTTACTGCTCAATGCTTGGGCTGCTTTATAATTGAAGATACATGGATCTACTTCATGCACAGATTAATGCATCACAAGACCTTCTACCCATATTTACATAAACTTGATCATGAATTTAAGGTGTAA